From Cryptococcus deuterogattii R265 chromosome 13, complete sequence:
TCTTCAAGATAGTTGTCCTGGTTCGCATCGATAAGCTGCAGGTACTCGCCTCGGTAGAAAATAATGGCGTGGTTCTGGTTATCAGATTTGCCATCACCGAGAATTGGGTTACCAGGAAGCTCAATACGGAACTTGGGGCGTCGTCGACCGTTGGGCATTATTTCAGAGTGGCCGTCGATTAAGGCAGAGAAGATACGAGACTCGCCACCGTCCTTGCGAGGAGGCTCCTCGTCAAGGTAGGCAATCTGCAAGTCGGGGTAGGCACGTAACAAAAATTCAGCGTTTTCATGCTCCTCTTTATTGAACTTTGAGTATCGCTGCATGGAGACGACAAATTTGAACTTTCGTCGTGCCATTCTTTCAAGCTCCCTTTCGAGCTGGTCAGTGTTGCCGCCGAACAGCTGGACAACCTCGGGGTTTTCGACTCGGTAAAGAAGCTTGATGGCCTTGCTGTAGTTCATGAAACCAGATACAGTTCGGTACAAGGTCTGAGCACGAAGAGACGCCCAAATTCGAGTACGGAGAGTGTATTCGGGAGCGGCAGACTTGAAACCGATGGTGTAGAACGGAATGTCATCGGCCTTCTTgacctcctctttctcatcaGACGCGAAGGGGTTGCCACCGTTGAAAGCGTCGGACTCTTCAGCAAGGATCTTTGTGTCGCGTACAAAGTTGTCCCATTCGACAGGATGGAGTTGCTTCAAGTACTCGAGTAAAGTAACACGGGTGTTCTGGTCCTCTTCCCTGATAATCTCCCTAAGAGAGAGCAAGATCTTCTCAGAGTAGTGAGGAACAAGCACAGTGAAAGTAGGCATAGCCTCAACAGAGATGGGAGCAGGGAtggaggtggtgagggACTGAGCGAAGAAACAAATTCGTCGCTCGGCTTCACTGCCCTTGGGGAAGAACTCGGCCTTGGAACCTTTCTCGTTctgagagatgaagaaagcgGGCGCTCTGAGAGTACGTTTGCCGGGTTGATCAGATTGGATCTGATGGTAAAGAAGTTTTTGGACGTGCTCGATCGACAGAAGGTGTTCTCTGTACATGGAAATAATTACGGCGTTCCAAACTTGAGAGACCAAGACCTGTATATTGATCAGCTTATGACACACATCAACAACACAAATAACGGACCTTCGGTTTGTACTTGACTTCCATATCATCCGTAGCAAGGATTTTGGCATAGATCCTCTTGGGCAACCTGGCGAAGATATCCTTCCAAGGGGTCCAGATACTCATACCGATGGCAAAGCTTCGGGCGATAGAGAAGACAGTGTTCCAAATGACATACCACAAGAAGGTatccaagaagaacagagtCAAGTCCATGACAAACATGACAGCGAGAGCAAAGGCAGGCTGATTCATACACAAACCACTGCCAAGGTACTTGTCGCGACAGTTCTGAACTTTCATACCGTTCATGACCTTCATCGGGTCACGGAACGACAaagtcaagaagaagtaagaTTCGGTGAATTTGCAGCCGAAAATGAGGAACCAAAGGAGGAACGATGCGACACGAGGGTAGAAGCCAAGAGAGGGATAAGACGCAGTGAAAGTTTGGTTCGCAAGGTACTTTCTGCTCTTGCCAGCCACTCGGTCACCAAACATTCGGCCAGACGGCAGGGTGGCGAAGGCGATGGTAGCGACGACGGAACAGAAAAATTGGACAATACCGAGAATCAACGCAACACGACCTGTCTGGTTAAAGAACGCAATATAGATTGACGGTCCACCCGTTATAGCGAGGATAATTAACAGGAAGATAAGTCGACGAGTAAGGTGAGAAGTGTTGTTCCAAGTGGTAGGGATATAACTGAATTCGGCAAGAGTGGCAGCAATCATGATAAGGGTGGCGACGAACCCACCCAAACCTGTCATAGACCATGCCATTGGCGTTGTTGCTGTCGTTGATCCGGATGGAGCATAAATTGAGGGGGCGTTGTAGGCGGTGAAGAACCAAAAGACGGAAATGTGGAGAACCCAGATACGGTTAAAGTTGAccaaaagatggaagaaggatcgCTTCtcaaggtatgtcttgAAAAACACCTTGTTCCAGTCTATCCTGTCAAACTTCATGAATCGCTGAGCGGGCGGGATATCGACAAGTCGGGTCTGGATGGAAAGTCAGTATGGCTCAAGCATAAAGCAGAGTGCCCACCTTGTCGTTCAAAGTGATTCGACTGATTCCTTCAGGGTACCAGAACAACTGATTCACATCGTCATACCCGATAATCTTATCGTgatctctctcccttctcagGAACTTGCCATCCACGACCTCGTACCCTTGATCTCTCAAGAACTTGTAAAGCGGCTTAATAACAGCCCTCATGTACAAACCCTCAGGAACGGCTTCTTGCCTGTTTTGGCACTCGGGAGATCGATAATAATCATCTGCACACTTGAAAATGAAACAAAGACATTCGGGCATAAACCTGACCTGAGCGGCTTCACCCCAACAAAGCAAGTAAAGGGCAACTTGACGAAGACGATCGTACTGAGACATATTGTTCATAGCTGTTCGCCAACGAGAGGTCGCAGATTCGAGAGACTTTTCTTGGGCGGTAGCGAGAGggttcttgctcttgccgCCACGTCGGGCAACAGAACGCACTCGGTTAAGACCAGGATTCTGCACAGCACCAATAGCGTCGTCCAAGTCGAGTTGAGCAGCAAAGTACCATTTGCGGTAGTTGGCATGTTCACCGCCAATGTAGTCAGCGTGGAGAGTAAGAAGAGCTTGGTTAGGGGACATTCGAGAAGCACGAGAGTCGAGTTGGATCATGAGAAAGTCGTAGACATTTCGAGAAGAGTCCTTTTGGAAACCAAACTTGTTAGCAAGATCAATCAAAAcgtcttcaatctcttccttggaCAATGGGATGTTGGAATCAACAGTCCAAGCAGGGTAAGGTTCGCGAGGTCGGTGACCAGCGTTGCTGCCTTCAAATGTAGGAGTGGAAGCCCGGGATGGCAAGTACCCGGGACCTCCATGGTAGTCTGAGGAAGGATAGTTGGGTTCTACCATATGGTCAGCCGCAGCACTTTCCATCTACAAACAACTCACCATTTTGACTCCATCCACTCTCACTGGCCCAAGTTTCTCTGCCCATACCGCCACCCTCCCACCTTCCACCCATCTCGGGTTCATTGTCATAGTACGGAGCATATTGCCCTCCCTGTCCGGGAGGAGCTACCCCAGCACCACCTGCGCCAGGATTTGGGGCATTGGGATGGGCGAAAGCCTGCTGAGGGGCGTATTGTGCATTGGAGTCATAGGGAAGTTGGTTGGTTTGATTAAATGGATCGGATGAGgctgaagaaaaagaagcagacCCTTTCGGAGCTGGTGGTGGATTGGGATATGACATGATGCTAAAGAGAGTCGCAAGTCAGTGTTGACATCTAAGAAAGTTGTGTGGTTAAACAAAGGACGCCAAGTGCGCTACCGTGAAATAACACAAACGAAGCCAAAAGTTACCACGGCGCGTTCATTCGCCCCTTCACAACCACTGTTGCAATTGACGATCCTCAATTTTGGGATCACCCCACTCACCTACAGTTACAGTTACACTTGTCTACCTGTCGGTAGTTCTACACGCCTTGTGCACAACACTGAGACGGTGAGGTGCTCGTTTGACTTGAGTCTTGCTGTTGCCGTGCAGTCGTGCCGGGCGTCGTGAGCTGTAGACGTTTTCGTCTGGGATCGTGAGAGTAAAGAATGAATGTGGTAGGAAAGAACAGTTGGAGATACAAgttgggagatgagaaatgaaagaggaaggcgatgTCTGTTGCCTTCCCGTTGGCCTCTGCAACCACGCGTGAGGAAGACCCTGAGATTAAGATTGTGATTAAGTAAAACGATtagaaaagagaggaatgattagaagaagaaaaaaaattctAATTTTCTTCTAATCAAGCCCATTACTAAGGGACCGCTCAGGAAATTGCACCCTCAAATCACGAGACAGTTACTGTTTTTAAGTTTTTGTTTAAGGAATTTCAGGGTGGGGCCGTGTTTTGGGAAGTCAAAGTCGCGTCTTAGTGCTGAAGTCCTGTCGAAAATCTTTTATTTTCCAAGCCAGCCAAGTCAAATTGGGCCGAGCACCCTGAAAATGTAAAACAACGTCATACGCCATAGGTCACCGCTTTTGAGCCACGGGCGCTTTTGAGCTACGGCGTTTCGGCGGTTTGAGAGTGGCATTTTACACGGGGGTTGCCGCCAGAGCGTTGTTGGGCAGATGACGGCTGTCCTCGCTCAACCCACAAGAACGAATGGTGTGCCGCGCGTCAAAGTATCCACCACTCGCTTTAAAATACATCGAAGCAAGAGGGCAAAACTTACAACAAATTTGCTTTGGCGAGCTGACACTCCCTAAATTTGGACGGGATGCTTCCGTTGATTACCTGCCGCTACTGATGATCAGCATTCAGCACCGGAGTAAAAATCCATGTGGAAGTATTGAAACGTGGTAGAGGCAGGCCCaaatggtggtggaggagaaagtaTCTGGCTGCTTGGTAAGACGATATCCAGGGTATTCTTTGTTATCAAGCGACGATCGATGCACCAGGTCGGCCTTCTCGTTAGTCGTCCGAATCAGCAAACAGCTCCAAGTGGGATCCAATATGATCCAATAACAATAGATATCTACACAAATCACCTTCCATTATCGTCGTTATACGCAAATGACATGAAGATCTGTTGAACCAGTCTAAGCACTTCCATCATGTCTACTGTCATTACCCTCTTTGGTCTATCACCAAGCCAAACGACACCCGGCCCgatttttcttcctttgtctGGATGATCAAAGCCGACTTCGCGTGTGTACTCTGGTGTTTGTTTGTGATCACGGTTCAGGGGGGCCGTATAATCTGCAAAGGCTAACCGCAGAACTCAGCATCCTTGGCGTAACCTATAAAGGTGTCAACAAGAGCTTCTGCGAAATCCGCTACCTTTTTGAGGGGGTCAAGAATCCTAATGTAACAATACCAACTATCACTATCAAAGTGGGGGATGATTACATCACAGGCTCTTAGAAGATTGCACAGTGGGTCAGTTGTTAACCTCTCTTAACGCAAATCGGCGCCTGAGAATATCGACTAACACTAAACAGCTCGCGAAAAGCACTGTTCAACGAGACACTCCTCCCGtcggaaggaggaaaggctCACGCAAAATCCTTTAAGATCTGGATCAATCAACTCTGGCAGCTGAGATTAGACCTTTCATTGCTCCTATCGTAAGTTTCGCTACTTTGCCCCGGCGAAGTCAGTCATCTCTGACAGCGGTATAGGTATACAAAATGCTTGATTCCGAGTCAGCCGTATACTACGTACACAGCAAATTCGGCAGTAACTAATCTATTCTCGATCAGGTGACTGCCAACTTGCAAAGCCCATCGTTGTATCAGACCAATGGGCGATTATCCCTTAACcgtctccatcctcttggGTCCCTTTCAAAAAACCATGATGAGGTTGGCAAGAAACTCTTCATTAACGACACATCGGCTACTCATGCAGACTCAACTTTGTTGGATGGTATGCTTAATCGAGGACTAATGAGGGCTGGAGGGAAGGATGGCAGCATGAGGAGCTACCTTACGAAGTGATGGGCGAAGAACATGGTGAAGATCGCTTGGGACTCTGAATCAATGTAACTGTAAGGTCAATCAGGTTAAACAAAGTTTGCAGTTGCTTCAACGCCGAATAAATGGACATTATCTAGGTCGTCTTAGTGTGTTGCTGAATTCTTGCGTTAAGGTTGAAACCCTCCGAAAAGTCTTCGGTTGACAAGCTATTTATGTCCTATTTTATTACTGTTCCAGAGGGGAATTGATTGGGAACAAAAAATGGGATATTCTACTGACAGCGGCTTTGTTAATTTTTCACCATCATGcatatataatatataGTAATACCATCGATACTGCATATCATAATACATGATGACGACACCTTGTCTTCGGGCATCACCGCTTCCATTCTGCAATAATTAACTAATAAATAATTAATGATTGACCATCATCGTTTCGTAGTGATTCATTTCTCAACAACGATTCCATTAACCGATTCTACAACGAAAGCTTCAGCTCATTCGCTGACCATGCAAGGTGAGTTTCATTATCAAAGAGCAATATTCGACAAATATTAATACACCCAAGGACTCGTACACTACTCTGACGACTCATCGCCTGAGTCACGAGCGGGGCCATCCGTAAGTCGCTTGCTGCAAATGAAGCTGGACACTTGATCACGCTCTGCCCCCTTCCCATTCtgtttctttcctcttggGGTTACTTCTTTCACTGGCTTTGGACCGTACAACTCAGCGGCTGAGACAAAAAGGATTGACAGGTACGTTCCATTGGCCCTTTTTTGGACTTCGTCTAATCTACATGACAGCCTCACCTGCAGTAAAACACGGCCTGTCATCGAAAACTAGAACCCCTTCGGGAATTGTATTTAACAAAGCTTCCCCAGCGCCTTTTGCAGACGCCAGACCGACCAAACGTCAACGTCAATCACAATCATCACAGCCACTACCGTCCACTCGCGCCCAACCGTCCAATCACACCTTACCCCAAAATCTGACTCATACCGCTCAATCCGAGTTGACAAAATCCGAAAGACGCACAGCGAAAGATGCTGACAATTGCATTCTGGACACAGCACGTGAAAAGGGTTTGAGTGATGACGAAATCTTGAGAATGGTAATCACCCCGGCGGAAGTcgaaggcgatgaagattgGGGTATCCCTCCTGAAGTCGATCCGACGGAGTGTGACCTCAAGCTGAAGGTAgttcatccttttctgaTCAGTTTTATTCCATTCGCACTGCTGATGAAAACTACAGGCTAAAGTGGAACATTTCCTCAAGCTGAAGTATACCCAGGGAGAACATATCAACACTCGGctcttatcttcttctgcgtTCGCCAACCCTCATATATATACTAAACTTGTAAGgttccctctctccctcgcCCATCCAGCATCCAATGTTCCAATATGGACAATGCTGCTAACGAACAATAATCACCACTTGACTAGGTCGAATTCGTCTCTATCGACGAACGAGCCACCGCATTCCCTTCCACCGGCTGGCTCACCCGTCGCCACCTCGAATCTGTCATCCCCACGTACGGTCCTGCCGCACTGTCGGCCGAGCAAAAAcgtaaagaagaagctatAAAAGCTACACAAGTACCAGGCGcgaggaaagagattggATTCGCGAAAGGGAGATACTCGGACGATGGACGTAGGAgggatcatcatcatgatacagagaggagggagtTGGGCAGGCATAGGGCtagagaaagggagaagtaCAGGGAACGGGAGGAGAGACATAaggagcgaagaagggataaACGATGAGTTTCTGTAAGAAAATTTTTATACAACGCTCTAAACATCGGGAAAATTCATCTCTACTGAAGTACAGCAATTTACCAAAATTGAGTAAGATCAGGATGTATACCATCCCTCGAACGTAAGAGTGCAACGTTAGAGGAAGTCATCGAGAACTACAATGTTATTAGCATTAGTACTCAAAGTAGGCTTGCAATTTTTTACTCACTCCGTTACCCACAAACACCCCCGCTCTTCTTGCTACCTCCATATCAACCGCCACTCCAACCTCCCTATCGTTCCATCCCGCCCATACATCCTCCCTCCCTATCCACACATGATCCCATCCCTCACTCTCTAACCACATCCTCAACTTCGCTATCCATTCGTCATTCGCGTCGGTGAGGATATACACTGATTTCAAGAGAGGGTGGTTCTTACGCATCCGGCGAGCACGCGCGATGATGTCCAATGTTTCAGGAAGACATTTGGCGCGGTAGAGACCGATTCGGGTAGCAGGAACCATGTcggggggaggggggaCGTTTTCGTTGCCTGGTAAGAGGGGGAGATTGTTGAATGAGACAAACGGGCTAGACATGGGAAGTCAATATCTAGTATTTTGGACCGATGGATAGGATATACGCAGCAgtctctcccttcccttcacAAACCCtttcccaatcttctcccctccttATGTGCAGTGCCAAAATATGTTTCCACATCGTACTTTGAATCGCACCCTCGCTCTTCACATTTGCCGCAGTTGCAAGGTCATAAGGTTCATGCTGTGGAGCAAGTGTGGTCATGTGGTcgttgaggatggagaggacgcgagaagagaatgagaaatGTTTCATGGCGGGAGACGTGACGAAAGAATCGTATAAATCTAAAGGGCCTTTGGAATTGAAGAAACTAGCCAGGGGCGAGGTCAGCTTACGACTAGGACCGGATCATGGGGAACAGATAGAATTCACTCATTGTTAAAAGGCTCGCCAATGATCCTAACGCATTTCTCATCGCTCCCAGCGAGAATGACTTGCAACTGATGTATCCTCGCTTGACCATCATCATGTAAATCTATATCGCCATCAGGGTTGGATTCTGAGCGGATAGTGTatactttttctttggaTGCTGGACATTGATTACGGTAGTACCACGATCTGCAACGGCGTTGAGTCAGCTGATAAAGTCTACCATCTTCTGTCAGTCCCAAAAGGTGTGTGAATACACTGACGGAATGGCACGCGGAGAATTGTAGAGCGTCTCAAAACCCGAAACAACGGTGGAGATAAATGCTGATAGTGGTATCCTTGCTGACCTCCAAGGCCAGCGTCCAGGGCtaaaaggaagaaatgtcTGATCCTCGTAGTACGGTTCAAATGATAGTGATCTGTTGCCGAGCACAGCTATATGGTGCTGTAACCTACATCATTGTCAGCTATGGCTAGAGGACATACAGACTCACAATACACGCTGCAACTGATGATTGAACCCAGTCCCCTTTGGGATATCAAACTGCACCATCCTCCCGGTCACACCTATCTCATCCACCGCAGCCTTCTCCCACGCCCATTCTTCGTCATAACTCGGGGGGAAAGGCGGACTTGGATGCCATGTCAACAGGAACACAAAACCTATGAGGAACAGGACAATCTTGAAGTGCGGCCGGCGCGAGAATCCGATgagcgatgatgatcgagtaaaaagggcaaggggaGGGATGACAGCTAAGCCCGGCGAGTCTGCGGAGTCAAACGTTATGGGTTCTCCCAGAGGATTCGGAAGAGTGACTCTCATATTGTATAAGTGATAAGCTGACGAGAAAGTAAGCAATAGTTGGGACAATAATAGCTCAACCAAGTTGCTCGGGATGCTTAGAACAAAGTTACAGGTAATTATGCTCCGGAGCCTAATTAACTAAAAGAACCGAAATAGCCGGCAAAGTCGTGACGCAACATTCGGGTTCagatatataatatataGATGGAAAACTGTGTTATTGTagtgaaggaaagagactGACGACGGTTAGACGAGGGTTATTAGAGTAATAGATCGCGTCCACAGTGTGATAAAGCCCCGCCCTTGAaaccatcaccatcagcTTTACCGCCACAGACTAAACACATCAATTAAATTATCGTATTGGTATCATCCGTATCGATGAAAGCGTAAGCATATGGATTTCTTTTCGCTCATCCCGAACACTCGAGAGAAGGGGCCAAGCTTTGTTCACTCTAATATCTACTCTACCGTCTTCCTAGTGCGGGAACTCATTCCACCAGCGTACTCGCCACCTCATCAGTACAGATTTATCATTAGACGGAGAGGGTCTAGCGCCATCTATCCCGTTTCCAAACCACCTGTACAGTGTGCTTAAAGTTTGTATTATTACCGTCACCAAAAGATTACCATCAGTTTTTGTGAACCTTACCGGGGTTGTGTTTACTCAAACGTATGGGTTATAACCTCTGATTATCATCAACGAAAAGACAGAGGGCAGGAAACTATATGATAAGGTGGTTTCGGTGGTTTTCATGCTTTCCATGCGTTCCTAGGATAGCAATTCCGCAACGTCAAGCCACTATTCAAGTTGCTTCTACGGTACGAGCCATCATTCTCTCTGCCTCCAATAACCCCCTCCTTCATACTGACCTGAGAAATCGTGCGGAACCTCTAGCAAGCAGCTTAAAAAAAATTGGGATAAATTTACGTTAACCCGACTATTCCCATTGCCCGAGCACAGATATCGAGAAACGTGACGGAGAGAGAGTAAACGCAGTAACAAACTTTATAAGCTTAATATTTGACACCCAGTCAATGAAAAATACGAATTCCTTCTGCTAGCCCTATTACTCCCAAATAGCCACAAGCCTTACTTCAATACTCTCCCTCGGTCTTACTATTTCTTCCATTATGCCTTCTGCATCATGATCTACCTGCGCCGCCGAATGTCCACAGTATAACACCTCCCCGTTCTTCCCTTGATCTGAATCGTAACACTTCAGCAAGATGGCTTCATCCGGCATCTGATGTCGTATATAGGCCCACTGCTGGGATGACGAGTAGTGCAAGTCATGGCCAAAGCCAAACATGGAGGCGTGGGTAGAGATGTCGGCTGGGGAGAGGGTCGTGGGGTCGAGCATAGCCAGGGGAGCGTTCGTCACGGGTCCTatagaggaggaaggggggAAAGGATTCAGTTTGAGAGGCATGCTGAGGGGGGAAGGGTGGCGGAGGCTTACCAGAAAGGGGACGCCAAAGGTTTATGATTTGCACACGCTTAAAGGTCGAGGCATCTTGACCTGCGGCTTTCCCACAAAGCTCAAACCCCCATTCCTGGCGCAGTGGTTTTAGCTGCAAGCCTCAAGCTAGGAAGCTAATTCTAGAGAGTCACTCACTGCGTTCTGATCGACATGTGCGATGCCAGCGACAGGCTGAAGTCGAGTGGTTGGGATGAATCCCTTTTCAGGAGCTTGCTGTTTTGTGACTGTTTTGAGATCGGTATCCACCGTGTTTTTACGACACACACTATTCCACGCAATTACTCGATCGGCCCCTACGATGTTTTGCAGCAGACTCCAATCGCCCGTGAGCACCAGAGTCACTTCGGTAGTAAAAGAAtgtgggaggagagggggTCGGTTGGGAGAGTAAGACACTCACTGGGCACTCTCCTCAAGATATTTTGCAGTACCTTCTTCACTGGGTATCCCGTCCAGAAACCGACTCTCATGTTTGAAAACCGCGTATCCTCGCTTTTTCAACTGTTCATATGCGTTGGCATGTTTCTCTATTGGTTTATCAAGTTCTTCACGGAGGTTGATCATTGGAACCCGGATGAATTCGTTGGGCCTTGATTGGGACGGATCATATGTGAGGTAGATGGACTCATCGTGGTCAAGACGAGAGCcggggagggagaagcCGATGACGGCTGTAAGTTGGGAGGCAGCAGTGGGGGCGGGCATCGTTTAACGGCCAAGCGTTTCCCCTGACTTATAAAAAGAAACGATGGGGTGATTTCGAAGTAGAATGCGATGTGTTTGATTTATAACCTGGTGGGAGAGCTTTACATACTGACAATACAGCGCTTATCTCGAAAAATTTCtcatcccctccttctGTAAACTTGTGGAAAATCTCGACAGGTATAATCTTCAACTGATGCAGGTGGATTCCGAGGTAGAGATAGGTAGCAAAGATAATCCGGTCAGATAGGAATTCCGACAGGAATTTAAGGGTAATGATATCAACCACAGTATCAGTTAACTTTGCATGACTCAGAGCAAAAAGCAAGGGgttcccatttcccatcAATATTTCGCCAATTCGGGTGTGGCCGAAGACGAGTCTTGACGTGACTGGCGCTTGGGCTTCGATGCAATGAAGGAGAGCTGATAAGGTTGGAAGGACCAATCGAATGGTAGTGGAAGATAGGAGAGGAAATTGCCAGTGCTCacgcttcttcatctaGGCTGGATTGTGTGATCAAATTCGCGGCCGACTGGAGAAACTGAGCTGCTTATCTACCTTTGGCCTGGTGTTCGCTGGTCTTTAACCCAAAATGCAATGATAGCTTTGCCGACAGCAAGATCCCGTCTTGATAAGAAGGCTAAGCTCGGCGAGCATGAACATCCAGCATCtaaaatgaagaaaagcgGTCAATCAACAATAAACAGCTAGGTGCCCGTGTTCGCAAACTAACTCGGcagtcttcctcctccagtcAGAGATCTCTGCACATTCACCCTTTTTCGCTCCGACGATACCGTATCATCTTATCAAGAGTGACCTTCAAGCTTTGGCCGCATGTGGACTCGGGTATGCTAGAGTTCGGGTTTATCTAAACATGGCTGAGATGTGAGT
This genomic window contains:
- a CDS encoding 1,3-beta-glucan synthase component FKS1, whose protein sequence is MSYPNPPPAPKGSASFSSASSDPFNQTNQLPYDSNAQYAPQQAFAHPNAPNPGAGGAGVAPPGQGGQYAPYYDNEPEMGGRWEGGGMGRETWASESGWSQNEPNYPSSDYHGGPGYLPSRASTPTFEGSNAGHRPREPYPAWTVDSNIPLSKEEIEDVLIDLANKFGFQKDSSRNVYDFLMIQLDSRASRMSPNQALLTLHADYIGGEHANYRKWYFAAQLDLDDAIGAVQNPGLNRVRSVARRGGKSKNPLATAQEKSLESATSRWRTAMNNMSQYDRLRQVALYLLCWGEAAQVRFMPECLCFIFKCADDYYRSPECQNRQEAVPEGLYMRAVIKPLYKFLRDQGYEVVDGKFLRRERDHDKIIGYDDVNQLFWYPEGISRITLNDKTRLVDIPPAQRFMKFDRIDWNKVFFKTYLEKRSFFHLLVNFNRIWVLHISVFWFFTAYNAPSIYAPSGSTTATTPMAWSMTGLGGFVATLIMIAATLAEFSYIPTTWNNTSHLTRRLIFLLIILAITGGPSIYIAFFNQTGRVALILGIVQFFCSVVATIAFATLPSGRMFGDRVAGKSRKYLANQTFTASYPSLGFYPRVASFLLWFLIFGCKFTESYFFLTLSFRDPMKVMNGMKVQNCRDKYLGSGLCMNQPAFALAVMFVMDLTLFFLDTFLWYVIWNTVFSIARSFAIGMSIWTPWKDIFARLPKRIYAKILATDDMEVKYKPKVLVSQVWNAVIISMYREHLLSIEHVQKLLYHQIQSDQPGKRTLRAPAFFISQNEKGSKAEFFPKGSEAERRICFFAQSLTTSIPAPISVEAMPTFTVLVPHYSEKILLSLREIIREEDQNTRVTLLEYLKQLHPVEWDNFVRDTKILAEESDAFNGGNPFASDEKEEVKKADDIPFYTIGFKSAAPEYTLRTRIWASLRAQTLYRTVSGFMNYSKAIKLLYRVENPEVVQLFGGNTDQLERELERMARRKFKFVVSMQRYSKFNKEEHENAEFLLRAYPDLQIAYLDEEPPRKDGGESRIFSALIDGHSEIMPNGRRRPKFRIELPGNPILGDGKSDNQNHAIIFYRGEYLQLIDANQDNYLEECLKIRNVLGEFEEFKVSTQSPYAAQGHADFAKFPVAILGAREYIFSENIGILGDIAAGKEQTFGTLAARSLSYIGGKLHYGHPDFLNAIYMNTRGGVSKAQKGLHLNEDIFAGMLAFGRGGRIKHSEYYQCGKGRDLGFGTILNFQTKIGTGMGEQMLSREYYYLGTQLPIDRFLTFYYGHPGFHINNILVMMSVQVFMLALVFLGTLNKQLTVCRYSSSGDILPGQSGCYNLVPVFKWIKRCIISIFIVFWIAFVPLFVQELTERGTGRAILRLCKHFLSLSPVFEVFSTQIYMHSILNDLTFGGARYIATGRGFATTRISFSILYSRFAGPSIYLGIRTLVILLFVTLTVWVPHLIYFWITVVGLCVAPFLFNPHQFAIADFVIDYREFIRWMSRGNSRTHANSWVGYCRLSRTRVTGFKRKRLGLPSEKLSSDVPRAPWKAILVGEIIGPICLAILFVICYLFVKSFAVDGQVQPGLVRIAVIALGPIIWNMALLITLFLISVFLGPCLNSYTHQFGATMAALAHFGAVAGMLVFFELLWFLELWNTSHAVLGIIAVISVQRCIFKFLIAVFLSREFKHDETNRAWWTGVWFNRGLGSHALSQPAREFVVKTIEMGLYSADFIACHLLLALLTIPMFIPYFDRVHATMLFWLAPNQQIRPPIYSFRQRNQRRKIVFKYGLLYLLIQGIFIALIVVPIIFKDVAGLTPKSVPFNGVI